The Streptomyces sp. Je 1-332 genome has a window encoding:
- the cobJ gene encoding precorrin-3B C(17)-methyltransferase, with protein MIGLISATAAGGAARDRVAAAWPSRTRVYEGPVREALERAFPECEQVVCFLATGAVVRLAAPLLRGKDVDPGVVCVDEAGRFAVALLGGHEGGANALAQELGDLLAATPVVTTATDSVDVPGLDTLGLPVEGDVAGVTRAILDGEPVALHVELAYPLPALPPNVTPGHGHPVVRVTDRALELGPGEVVLRPGSLTVGVGASKGAPTEEVLGLIQDTLRDAGLSPASVAALATVDAKADEPGIVEAAARLGVPVVTYAADELAGVDVPNPSEAPLAAVGTPSVAEAAALRGGGELLVPKRKSAPEGRAPMATCAVARRAPRGRLAVVGLGPGARDLLTPRAREELRRASVLVGLDQYVDQIRDLLRPGTKLIESGLGAEEERARTAVAEAQKGQAVALIGSGDAGVYAMASPALAEASDDIDVIGVPGVTAALAAAAILGAPLGHDHVSISLSDLHTPWEVIERRVRAAAEADIIVTFYNPRSRGRDWQLPKALSILAEHREPTTPVGVVRNASRPDESALLSTIGELDPAVVDMMTVVTVGNTATREIAGRMVTPRGYRWQQADPAAPSEAPAAPSEVAK; from the coding sequence GTGATCGGCCTGATCTCCGCCACGGCGGCGGGCGGCGCGGCACGCGACCGCGTCGCCGCGGCGTGGCCCTCGCGGACGCGGGTGTACGAGGGTCCCGTGCGGGAGGCCTTGGAGCGGGCCTTCCCGGAGTGCGAGCAGGTGGTGTGCTTCCTGGCCACCGGCGCGGTGGTGCGCCTCGCCGCGCCGCTCCTGCGGGGCAAGGACGTCGACCCCGGGGTCGTGTGCGTCGACGAGGCCGGGCGGTTCGCGGTCGCCCTGCTCGGCGGGCACGAGGGGGGCGCCAACGCCCTGGCCCAGGAGCTGGGGGACCTCCTGGCGGCCACACCCGTCGTGACGACGGCGACCGACTCCGTGGACGTGCCGGGGCTCGACACGCTCGGCCTTCCGGTGGAGGGGGATGTCGCCGGGGTCACCCGCGCGATCCTCGACGGCGAACCGGTCGCCCTGCACGTGGAGTTGGCGTACCCGCTGCCCGCACTGCCGCCCAACGTCACACCTGGCCACGGGCACCCGGTGGTCCGGGTGACGGACCGGGCGCTCGAACTCGGCCCGGGTGAGGTCGTGTTGCGGCCCGGCTCGCTCACCGTGGGTGTGGGCGCGAGCAAGGGCGCGCCCACCGAGGAAGTCCTCGGGCTCATCCAGGACACCCTCCGGGACGCGGGGCTCTCCCCCGCCTCCGTCGCCGCGCTCGCGACCGTCGACGCGAAGGCCGACGAGCCCGGTATCGTCGAGGCGGCGGCGCGGCTCGGGGTGCCGGTGGTGACGTACGCGGCCGACGAGCTGGCCGGCGTCGACGTCCCGAACCCGTCCGAAGCGCCGCTCGCCGCCGTCGGTACGCCCTCCGTGGCGGAGGCCGCCGCGCTGCGCGGCGGCGGTGAACTCCTCGTGCCGAAGCGGAAGTCGGCGCCGGAGGGCCGTGCGCCCATGGCGACCTGCGCGGTCGCGCGCCGCGCGCCCCGCGGCCGGCTGGCCGTGGTCGGGCTCGGCCCCGGCGCCCGTGATCTGCTGACGCCGCGCGCCCGCGAGGAGCTGCGCAGGGCCTCGGTCCTGGTCGGCCTCGACCAGTACGTCGACCAGATCCGCGACCTGCTCAGGCCCGGCACGAAGCTCATCGAGTCGGGCCTGGGCGCCGAGGAGGAACGGGCCCGTACCGCTGTCGCCGAGGCCCAGAAGGGCCAGGCGGTCGCGCTGATCGGGTCCGGCGACGCGGGCGTGTACGCGATGGCGTCGCCCGCGCTCGCGGAGGCGAGCGACGACATCGACGTCATCGGTGTGCCCGGCGTGACGGCCGCGCTCGCCGCGGCGGCGATCCTGGGCGCGCCGCTCGGCCACGACCACGTGTCCATCAGCCTGTCCGACCTGCACACGCCCTGGGAGGTCATCGAGCGCCGGGTGCGCGCGGCGGCCGAGGCGGACATCATCGTCACCTTCTACAACCCGCGCAGCCGGGGCCGCGACTGGCAGCTGCCGAAGGCCCTGTCGATCCTCGCCGAGCACCGGGAGCCCACGACCCCGGTGGGTGTGGTGCGCAACGCCTCTCGCCCGGACGAGTCGGCGCTCCTGAGCACGATCGGCGAACTCGACCCGGCAGTCGTCGACATGATGACGGTCGTGACCGTTGGCAACACCGCGACCCGCGAGATCGCGGGCCGCATGGTGACCCCGCGCGGCTACCGCTGGCAGCAGGCGGACCCAGCGGCTCCTTCCGAGGCCCCGGCGGCCCCTTCGGAGGTGGCCAAGTGA
- a CDS encoding precorrin-8X methylmutase encodes MTRVVHPIEQESFRRLRARLDTSHFAPLTRAVVERVIHSAADLEYATDLVTDEDALVAAHAALHAGAPVVTDVEMVAAGITKRETVCRLKDAKSHAGMTRSAHAIRLAYEQVGPGALWVIGCAPTALEELLVLDASPALVIGLPVGFVGAAESKAALRESGLPAVSNVSEKGGSAVAAAALNALLYHPAPARPPHRTNETTDEAIKESP; translated from the coding sequence GTGACCCGTGTCGTCCACCCCATCGAGCAGGAGTCGTTCCGGCGGCTGCGGGCCCGCCTCGACACCTCGCACTTCGCGCCGCTGACCCGCGCGGTCGTGGAGCGCGTCATCCACTCCGCCGCCGACCTGGAGTACGCGACGGACCTCGTCACCGACGAGGACGCCTTGGTGGCCGCCCACGCGGCGCTGCACGCGGGCGCGCCCGTCGTCACCGACGTGGAGATGGTCGCGGCGGGCATCACCAAGCGCGAGACGGTCTGCCGCCTCAAGGACGCCAAGTCCCATGCGGGGATGACCCGTTCGGCCCACGCGATCCGTCTCGCGTACGAGCAGGTGGGCCCCGGCGCGCTCTGGGTGATCGGCTGCGCGCCGACCGCCCTGGAGGAACTGCTCGTCCTGGACGCCTCCCCCGCCCTGGTGATCGGCCTGCCGGTCGGTTTCGTGGGGGCCGCGGAGTCCAAGGCGGCCCTGCGCGAGAGCGGGCTTCCCGCCGTCAGCAACGTGTCGGAGAAGGGCGGCTCGGCGGTGGCGGCGGCGGCGCTCAACGCGCTCCTGTACCACCCCGCTCCGGCCCGGCCGCCGCACCGTACGAACGAAACAACCGACGAAGCAATCAAGGAGTCCCCGTGA
- the cbiE gene encoding precorrin-6y C5,15-methyltransferase (decarboxylating) subunit CbiE: protein MITVIGTGTGAPLDAAALEAARGAALVVGARRHIDAAQLPPGTARVVMGPLAPALDAIEEQLAKADAATDGGGVVVLASGDPGFFGIVRALAVRFGPAELDVRPGVSSVATAFARVGLPWDDAVVVSAHGRDLRTAVNTCRTHPKVAVLTGPGSGPAELGAELMRRTDTRTLVVASALGDPEHERVERVTPAEAASRDWGAAVSVVLCLDEDRALTPVRTVAGPRPSPDRWALDEAEFTHRDSMITKFEVRALALARLGPRVGDLVWDIGAGSGSVAVECARFGAAVVAVEKTADGVERVRANAAAHGVDVRAVHGAAPTVLSDLSDPDAVFIGGGGRELPAIVSACARRARRTVVVAMAAIDRVPAVRAALSGAGYDCDGVLLQSSRLAPLPGEVSRLAAANPVFLVWGTRPSSSLPEGVVE from the coding sequence GTGATCACCGTCATCGGTACGGGGACGGGGGCGCCGCTCGACGCGGCGGCCCTGGAGGCGGCGCGCGGCGCGGCGCTCGTGGTGGGAGCCCGGCGCCACATCGACGCCGCCCAGCTGCCACCGGGGACGGCCCGTGTGGTGATGGGGCCGCTCGCCCCCGCGCTCGACGCCATCGAGGAGCAGTTGGCGAAGGCGGACGCGGCGACGGATGGTGGCGGTGTCGTCGTGCTGGCGTCCGGGGACCCGGGGTTCTTCGGGATCGTGCGGGCGCTCGCGGTGCGGTTCGGGCCCGCCGAGCTCGACGTGCGGCCCGGCGTATCGTCCGTGGCCACCGCCTTCGCGCGGGTCGGGCTCCCGTGGGACGACGCGGTGGTGGTGAGCGCGCACGGCCGGGACCTGCGCACCGCCGTGAACACCTGCCGTACACACCCCAAGGTGGCCGTCCTGACCGGCCCCGGCAGCGGCCCCGCCGAACTCGGCGCCGAGCTGATGCGCCGCACCGACACCCGCACCCTCGTCGTCGCGTCCGCCCTGGGCGACCCGGAGCACGAGCGTGTCGAGCGGGTCACCCCGGCCGAGGCGGCGAGCCGCGACTGGGGCGCCGCGGTGAGCGTCGTCCTGTGCCTGGACGAGGACCGGGCCCTCACGCCCGTACGCACGGTGGCCGGGCCCCGCCCCTCCCCAGACCGATGGGCCCTGGACGAGGCCGAGTTCACCCACCGCGACTCGATGATCACCAAGTTCGAGGTGCGCGCCCTTGCCCTGGCCCGGCTCGGGCCGCGCGTCGGCGACCTCGTGTGGGACATCGGCGCGGGGTCGGGGTCGGTCGCCGTGGAGTGCGCGCGGTTCGGGGCGGCGGTCGTCGCCGTGGAGAAGACCGCCGACGGCGTCGAGCGCGTGCGGGCCAACGCCGCCGCGCACGGTGTCGACGTACGCGCCGTGCACGGGGCCGCGCCCACCGTCCTGTCCGATCTCTCGGACCCGGACGCCGTGTTCATCGGGGGCGGCGGCCGTGAGCTGCCCGCCATAGTGAGCGCCTGCGCACGGCGTGCGCGGCGGACCGTCGTGGTCGCCATGGCGGCGATCGACCGGGTGCCCGCGGTACGGGCCGCGCTGAGTGGCGCCGGGTACGACTGCGACGGCGTACTGCTGCAGTCCTCGCGGCTCGCGCCGCTGCCCGGTGAGGTCTCGCGGCTCGCGGCGGCCAATCCGGTCTTCCTGGTGTGGGGCACCCGCCCCTCATCTTCCTTGCCTGAAGGAGTAGTTGAGTGA
- a CDS encoding sirohydrochlorin chelatase, whose protein sequence is MTTPPALLIAGHGTRDDAGAAAFRDFVQELARRNPELPVAGGFIELSPPPLGDAVSDLVDRGVKRFAAVPLMLVSAGHAKGDIPAALTREKERHLGISYTYGRPLGPHPSLLKVLDRRLDEALGGSARTPEDRADVTVLLVGRGSTDPDANAEVHKAARLLWEGRGYAGVETAFVSLAAPDVPSGLDRCVRLGAKRIVVLPYFLFTGILPDRVRQQTDGWAAAHPDTEVRSANVIGPEEELLDLVMERYREAVKGDLRMNCDSCVYRIALPGFEDKVGLPQQPHFHPDDDGDHGHGHGHGHGHGHHHGSHAHSH, encoded by the coding sequence GTGACCACCCCGCCCGCACTGCTCATCGCCGGACACGGCACCCGTGACGACGCCGGGGCGGCAGCCTTCCGTGACTTCGTGCAGGAGCTCGCCCGGCGCAACCCCGAACTCCCGGTCGCCGGCGGCTTCATCGAGCTGTCCCCGCCGCCGCTGGGTGACGCGGTCTCCGATCTCGTGGACCGGGGCGTCAAACGTTTCGCGGCGGTGCCGCTGATGCTGGTGTCGGCCGGGCACGCCAAGGGGGACATTCCCGCGGCGCTCACCCGCGAGAAGGAGCGCCACCTTGGCATCTCGTACACCTACGGCCGCCCGCTCGGCCCGCACCCCTCGCTCCTGAAGGTCCTCGACCGCCGCCTGGACGAGGCGCTCGGCGGCTCGGCCCGCACGCCCGAGGACCGCGCGGACGTCACGGTGCTGCTCGTGGGCCGCGGTTCCACCGACCCGGACGCCAACGCCGAGGTGCACAAGGCGGCGCGGCTGCTGTGGGAGGGACGGGGTTACGCGGGCGTGGAGACGGCGTTCGTGTCGCTCGCGGCGCCGGACGTGCCGTCGGGCCTGGACCGCTGCGTACGCCTGGGCGCCAAGCGGATCGTGGTCCTGCCCTACTTCCTGTTCACCGGCATCCTGCCGGACCGCGTCCGCCAGCAGACGGACGGCTGGGCGGCGGCGCACCCCGACACCGAGGTGCGCTCGGCGAACGTGATCGGCCCAGAGGAGGAGCTGCTCGACCTCGTCATGGAGCGCTACCGGGAGGCGGTCAAGGGCGATCTGCGGATGAACTGCGACTCCTGCGTCTACCGCATCGCGCTGCCCGGCTTCGAGGACAAGGTGGGTCTTCCGCAGCAGCCGCACTTCCACCCGGACGACGACGGGGACCACGGTCATGGACACGGACATGGCCATGGGCACGGCCACCACCACGGGTCCCATGCGCACTCGCACTGA